atgtcaactacaacaTGCCCactttatataataatagcaatatatatatttttatataatatataacatttGAATCAATCTGAATTCGCAAAGCAGTCATGACCAATGGTTTTGCGTGACCACATGAGAGAAGAAACAATTAAAGTCAGTTATTATTACTAGGTGTTTGTCAGCATGCACAAGAGTAGAACTCGACCAGCTCATCCATGGACCCCAACTTGGTCTCTTCGCTCTCAAGCATCCACAGCAAGTGCTCGAACAGCACCACCTCGCACGACACCACCACCACCCCATCATCGTCATGatgatgagaagaagaagaattagaAGAGCAAGACCTGTCCACTAGCTCCTGAAACACGGGGTGATCGATCACTTCGGAGTTCACGAGGTACCGCCTCCTAGACTTGCCAACATAAACCGCACGAAGTTGTTCTTGTTCATGCTCGTGTTCCTTGGATGAATTAAGGGATGTTCCTTTTCCAGAGACCCCTTTGTTGGAAGAGACACTGCTGCTGTTGCGGCTGAGCCTGGTCAATGAGGGCCATCTCTTGATTGCTGACTTGAGCTTTGTTAGTTTTCCAACTTTGGCCATTTTGAGAAGGTGTTTGATGAATGCCTCAATGAgttgaaaagagagaaggaaagagagagagagagagtgtgatGACTGATGGGGAAGGTGTGAGGGAAGGTTCAGTTATAAAGGATGGAGAGGGCTTAGTTAAGGGCAGGGGTAGCAGTGAATGATGGGATGAGAGGGGTTTAAAAACACGTGCATGGCCCACTGTTTAGGACACAGCTAAGAATGAGACATTTGGTGGAGACTTGGAAAAAACCAGTTGCTCTCTTGTGAGAGGTTTTTGGGATTTGCAAGCTTTGcaaaatgacaaattcctttGCGCTTTTACATGCatgcccttttttttttcctgaccATCACATTTTCCACCTTTCCTCTCCTTTGTTTAATAAGAGAAACTGTTGTATGATCTATATCATCCTGTCTTTATGGTCTCCACCAATTTTTTCACGAGATAGGTACttgagttttatttaaaaaaattctgtataaattaaaaaatcctGTTGCATGTCACATAGAAATTTTCCGAAATTATTtatgttggacattttagtgtaattgatctctttattatgttaaaataagagtgcacgcttgttttaatgtaataacgagatgttcggtttaggcaaaggttggaagttacatggaagttactaaaacttccatcaacggttggaagttacatagaagttactaaaacttccatcaacggcaatttttaaaaataaataacttccatcaaccgccaaaaaccacctgttctatgattataaataatcatcttGGTTCAGAAAGCACAAGATGtgaaaaacatacaagaccaaaacaaaactcttgaattataatcttctgattttatccgattgaacaattttgattgaaccccgaaatttgattcaatctgaaagtgtttatacacgacttcagatttatccaggattatttcgattttgaaaattaaccaacaaaagattgaatcaaatctttcgagatgacgaacgatagttcgaagatgacaagcaagtttgcgAAGTTGAACAAGTTTGAAGGGTaggatttcagaagatggcaaaagaagatgcactttctcttgacaacattaAATGTGGTGTATGTGCTGAGTACACCGATGCTGGTGTATATGGAAGAcgaaactctggatcaaacaaggaagcgtttgaaatgggagaacgacgattacatttgtcgtggacacattctgaacggtatgtctgactctctctttgatatttatcaaaatgttgagtctgctaaggaattatgggactctcttgaatccaagtatatggcagaagatgcctcaagtaacaaattcttagttagtaatttctttaattacaaaatgattgattcgaggcctgttatggaacaatataatgaactgctgcggattttgggtcagtttactcaacatgatttgaaaatggatgaatgcgttgcagtttcatctataattgataaactgccttcttcttggaaagacttcaagcataccttgaaacataagaaggaagagttgactctggttcaactcggtagtcatttcatgattgaggagtcgctgagggctcaggaaattgacaaagtcaatgataaaaccgtagcaggttcctcttccgttaatatggtaaaggaaagtggaacagttaagcaaaattacaatgctaaaggtaacaaacgaaaatttcaaggaaataagaacaaaggtccaaacaaacagacaaaattgtcatgttggaagtgtgggaaacctggtcatttaaagagggattgccgggtgttcaaaggaaagaacaaggctggtccaagtgggtctaatgatcctgaaaagcaacaaggtcagattgtagtgaataattttaattcgaatacgaattcaaattatgtatcactaatatctgatgcattctatgtgcaggatgatgacgttgcttggtggtttgattcgggagcaacaagccatgtgtgcaaagatcgtcgttggttcaaggaatttagaccaatcgatgatggctctattgtgaagatgggcaatgttgcaactgaaccaatcctaggattaggttgtgtgaatttagtttttacttccggaaaaagtttgtatttggataatgtcttatttgtacctagtattcgtaagaacttattgtctggtatggttttaaataattgtggtttcaagcaagtacttgaaagtgacaagtacatcttgtcaagacatggttcgtttgttggatttggttatcgttgtaatggaatgtttaaattaaacattgatgttccttttgttcatgaatctgtttgtatggcctcgtgtagttctataactaatatgacaaaatcagaaatttggtatgctagattaggacatgttcattacaaaagattaaaagatatgtcaaaaacaagtatgatttcttctttttgatatgaacattgaaaaatgcaaaacttgcatgttgaccaagatcactaggaaaccttttaaggatgttaaaagtgagactaaagtctcagaccttattcatagtgatttgtgtgatttgcatgctactccaacattaggtcataaaaaatatcttgttacttttattgatgatgcatcaaggtattgttatgtatatttattaaatacaaaagatgaagctcttgataaatttaaaatttataagaaagaggtagaacttcatcaaaatgggctaatcaaaactcttcgtacggataggggaggtgagtattatgatccggtttattttcaatctactggaataatacatcaaactacagctccctatacaccacaacagaatggtgtagccgaaaggaagaatagaaccttgaaagaaatggtgaattccatgttatcctattcgggtttaagtgaaggattttggggtgaggctatgttgacagcctgttacttgttgaaccgaattcctaacaaaaggaataaggttaccccatatgaactttggcacaaaaagacaccaaatttgagttatctcaaaatttggggatgtagggctgtgagaactcagcataatttggccgatcatttaaccaaagggttaagtagagatctTGTGAAAAGGTCAgctgtgggattaggattaaagtccatctgaaatctcttatgttaagatacccaattcccatctaatatgacattaggtgctgaattcaatgtggaaagcttaacatgtagagattggaacacatcatcgaaagtatcccaaaaggaatgtgttcggttctgtaagttaaggaggttgaagtataacttctcaatggtccttttgaaaaattgcatttgcaggtgcaagaaagaaaaggactacctatataagcatgaagtttagccgcttcaagaagctgggacttggctttgatatgcttataaaggatagggacacaggctagtaaaactagtgtcgagcaagagtaatgttataaactattgtgcagattatcttcatgtattcattatgaatagaaagggttcaatccttagtgacaccctgatattcgaatatttgaaacgtgtaatttgctaagatgaaattcaatcgtcacgatatttcatctatgcagtagtttgtggtatgttatgactttggtgatttgatcggtaattacactaaaatgggggaggtttgttggacattttagtgtaattgatctctttattatgttaaaataagagtgcacgcttgttttaatgtaataacgagatgttcggtttaggcaaagattggaagttacatggaagttactaaaacttccatcaacggttggaagttacatagaagttactaaaacttccatcaacggcaatttttaaaaataaataacttccatcaaccgccaaaaaccacctgttctatgattataaataatcatcctggttcagaaagcacAAGATGtgaaaaacatacaagaccaaaacaaaactcttgaattataatcttctgattttatccgattgaacaattttggttgaaccccgaaatttgattcaatctgaaagtgtttatacacgacttcagatttatccaggattATTTCGATTTTGAAAATTAACCAACAATTTACACATAATAATCTTGaactatataataataatttattattttagaagaTCAAAACTgcctaaattttataattgtattaccgttacaatatttttatatgataaatatttatttatctgtCAATGTTAGTgattagtttgttaatttttatcaatacaataaatttaaatttatgatttttttttcattttttccttcttttcatcATCAAGTAaatcttataattttcaatctcataaatattttagtaacGGCTGAATGATAgttgtaaaaagtaaaaataaaaaactacttTGATTTATCATGTTTTATACAAGGATTAGGGTGACGGGAGTTACAGGTTCAGTTGGAAATGGGTGTGTGCAAGAAAAGTAAACCTCCCACCAACAAGTGACTTTCAAAGAGGCTTAAGAACTAAGAATAGAATAATAtgaattgaactaaaaaataccttaaactcaaatttcattttcaagaaagttgttacttttttttacaacaaaattTTCCGTTAGATTTAACAATTTCAAGTAATTAAGtccaatattatataataataataatatcaatagaGGTACTGTCCAGGCTCCAGAGCCATGCAATCAAGTATCAACCACCATTTGTTGTAAAGCACTCTAGAAAGTCATAAGCACTATAACCTTATAATATTGGAatctttaatattatattacaaaATGGAAAGAGATAATAATGAGGATATTTGTAGGatatgaaaaattcttttggtgGTTGGACCTGATATTTTATTTTCGTTCTTATTCTAAAAGTCTTGGAAGTATTTTACAACAATACAAGCTTTccttattatgataaaaaagaataaaacagaCCGAGGAACAAAAAAGAGTGTGATTACGTATTGTATTTGAAATGAAATTAGGTATGTATGTtggttttcttgtttttgtttgctAATATCACGGCATTATAAAGAGCAACAAATTAAGGTGTTGGTTGGTTAGCAAGCCAGCAAGGATCGCATCAGTGAAATGCACTCAAACTGGGCAAATTCATCTACTTCCCAAACTACAAAGCATTGGTGCCCACACATCCTTGTCCCTCTTATGTATATACTTTACTAGCTTTCTTTGGTACAGAGATACCATTAGCAAGGTTCTAAATGCATATGGGGCCTAGGAACCTCATCTAACACAGCACTGAAAACTCCAATTATAGACTGTCAACTTCTC
This region of Glycine max cultivar Williams 82 chromosome 7, Glycine_max_v4.0, whole genome shotgun sequence genomic DNA includes:
- the LOC100806352 gene encoding auxin-responsive protein SAUR78; this translates as MAKVGKLTKLKSAIKRWPSLTRLSRNSSSVSSNKGVSGKGTSLNSSKEHEHEQEQLRAVYVGKSRRRYLVNSEVIDHPVFQELVDRSCSSNSSSSHHHDDDGVVVVSCEVVLFEHLLWMLESEETKLGSMDELVEFYSCAC